Proteins from a single region of Ensifer adhaerens:
- a CDS encoding ABC transporter substrate-binding protein encodes MNKRLASLLAAGVFSLAAFQAEAAEKVTLQLKWVTQAQFAGYYVAKDKGFYEEEGLDVDIKPGGPDIAPAQVIAGGGADVIVDWMPSALATREKGVALVNIAQPFKKSGMMLTCLKETGVTSPDKFKGQTLGVWFFGNEYPFLSWMAHLKIPTDGGPNGVTVLKQGFNVDPLIQKQAACISTMTYNEYWQVIDAGIKPDDLVTFKYEDQGVATLEDGLYVLQDKLKDAAFKEKMVKFVRASMKGWKYAEQNPDEAAGIVLENDSTGAQTEKHQKRMMGEVAKLTAGSNGALDEADYKRTVQSLLAGGSDPVISKEPEGAWTHEITDAALK; translated from the coding sequence ATGAACAAAAGACTTGCATCGCTTCTCGCCGCAGGCGTCTTTTCGCTCGCAGCGTTCCAGGCTGAAGCGGCCGAGAAGGTGACGCTGCAGCTGAAATGGGTGACCCAGGCGCAATTTGCCGGCTACTATGTGGCCAAGGATAAGGGCTTCTACGAAGAGGAAGGCCTCGACGTCGACATCAAGCCCGGCGGTCCTGATATCGCACCCGCTCAGGTGATCGCCGGCGGCGGCGCCGATGTGATCGTCGACTGGATGCCGTCTGCCCTTGCCACCCGCGAAAAAGGTGTCGCGCTCGTCAACATCGCCCAGCCGTTCAAGAAGTCGGGCATGATGCTCACCTGCCTCAAGGAAACCGGCGTCACCAGCCCCGACAAGTTCAAGGGCCAGACCCTCGGTGTCTGGTTCTTCGGCAACGAGTATCCGTTCCTCTCCTGGATGGCGCACCTGAAGATCCCGACGGACGGCGGCCCGAACGGCGTGACGGTCTTGAAACAAGGCTTCAACGTCGACCCCCTGATCCAGAAGCAGGCGGCCTGCATCTCGACCATGACCTACAACGAGTATTGGCAGGTGATCGACGCCGGCATCAAGCCGGACGACCTCGTCACCTTCAAGTATGAGGACCAGGGCGTGGCGACGCTGGAAGACGGTCTCTACGTGCTTCAGGACAAGCTGAAGGATGCGGCCTTCAAGGAAAAGATGGTCAAGTTCGTGCGCGCCTCGATGAAGGGCTGGAAATACGCCGAGCAGAACCCGGATGAAGCGGCCGGCATCGTGCTTGAGAACGATTCCACCGGCGCCCAGACGGAAAAGCACCAGAAGCGCATGATGGGCGAAGTTGCCAAGCTCACCGCCGGCTCGAACGGCGCGCTCGACGAGGCCGACTACAAGCGAACGGTGCAATCGCTGCTCGCGGGCGGCTCCGATCCCGTGATCTCCAAGGAGCCGGAAGGCGCCTGGACGCACGAAATCACCGATGCGGCGCTGAAGTAG
- the rutR gene encoding HTH-type transcriptional regulator RutR: MVLPRAARTQRRTRIQEEKEERILEAALEVFSANGFRGATVDQIADVAGMSKPNLLYYFRTKEAMHRALIDRVLDTWLDPLRAFDAEGNPVTEIRSYIRRKLEMARDYPRESRLFANEVLQGAPHIEDELKGPLKALVDEKAEVIRAWAKAGKIAKCDPYHLIFAIWSTTQHYADFDVQVRAVLGQGNAGEGRFEDAARFLERLFVDGLQVSEQPAV, translated from the coding sequence ATGGTACTACCGAGAGCGGCCAGGACCCAGAGGCGGACACGCATCCAGGAGGAGAAGGAAGAGCGCATCCTGGAAGCGGCGCTCGAAGTCTTCTCGGCCAACGGTTTCCGCGGTGCGACCGTCGACCAGATCGCCGACGTGGCGGGCATGTCGAAGCCGAACCTGCTCTATTATTTCCGCACCAAGGAAGCGATGCACCGGGCGCTGATCGACCGGGTGCTCGACACCTGGCTCGATCCGCTGCGCGCATTCGATGCGGAGGGGAACCCGGTGACCGAGATCCGCAGCTATATCCGCCGCAAGCTCGAGATGGCCCGCGACTATCCGCGTGAAAGTCGGCTCTTCGCCAACGAGGTGTTGCAGGGCGCACCCCACATCGAAGACGAGCTCAAGGGGCCCTTGAAGGCGCTGGTCGACGAGAAGGCGGAGGTGATCCGCGCCTGGGCCAAGGCCGGCAAGATCGCCAAATGCGACCCCTACCACCTGATCTTCGCGATCTGGTCGACCACCCAACATTATGCCGACTTCGATGTGCAGGTGCGTGCCGTTCTGGGCCAGGGCAATGCCGGCGAAGGGCGTTTCGAGGATGCGGCGCGCTTCCTCGAGCGGCTCTTTGTGGATGGGCTGCAGGTGAGCGAACAGCCGGCCGTCTAG
- a CDS encoding ABC transporter ATP-binding protein — MTSNTASVVSARDLCLTFETADGPVHALTGVNLDVAKGDFVSFIGPSGCGKTTFLRVIADLEKATSGKINVNGMSPEEARKQRAYGYVFQAAALYPWRTIENNIALPLEIMGYSKEEKKARIERTLELVNLTGFGKKYPWQLSGGMQQRASIARALAFDADLLLMDEPFGALDEIVRDHLNEQLLKLWARTNKTICFVTHSIPEAVYLSTKIVVMSPRPGRVTDVIESPLPRERPLGIRETPEFLEIAHRVREGLRAGHSYDE; from the coding sequence ATGACGTCCAATACCGCATCCGTGGTTTCGGCCCGGGACCTCTGCCTGACCTTCGAGACCGCCGATGGCCCGGTCCACGCCTTGACCGGCGTCAATCTGGACGTCGCCAAGGGCGACTTCGTTTCCTTCATCGGCCCGTCCGGCTGCGGCAAGACGACGTTCCTGAGGGTGATCGCCGATCTCGAAAAGGCGACCTCCGGCAAGATCAACGTCAACGGCATGTCGCCGGAAGAAGCGCGCAAGCAACGCGCCTATGGCTACGTGTTCCAGGCGGCAGCGCTTTATCCCTGGCGCACGATCGAAAACAACATCGCCCTGCCGCTCGAGATCATGGGCTACTCCAAGGAAGAAAAGAAGGCGCGCATCGAGCGCACGCTCGAACTCGTCAACCTCACGGGCTTTGGCAAGAAGTATCCCTGGCAGCTTTCGGGCGGCATGCAGCAGCGCGCCTCGATCGCGCGTGCGCTGGCCTTCGATGCCGACCTGCTGTTGATGGACGAGCCCTTCGGCGCCCTCGATGAGATCGTCCGCGATCATCTGAATGAGCAACTGCTGAAGCTCTGGGCTCGCACCAACAAGACGATCTGTTTCGTCACCCACTCGATCCCGGAGGCGGTCTATCTCTCCACCAAGATCGTGGTAATGAGCCCGCGGCCCGGCCGGGTCACCGACGTCATCGAATCACCGCTGCCGCGCGAACGGCCGCTCGGCATTCGCGAGACGCCCGAGTTCCTCGAAATCGCCCACCGCGTTCGCGAGGGCCTGCGCGCAGGACACAGCTATGACGAATAG
- a CDS encoding GNAT family N-acetyltransferase: MTNSAVIRPAERTDMAACAGILNRWIDATPWMPRVHDHADVEHYYADTVFAERRVLLAEDAGKIAGFLSLSDDHHVTALYVDASHRGAGIGTRLIEAAKALSPDELSLWTFEHNREAQLFYEHQGFEVVRRTDGDNEEQLPDILYRWRTKEIQA, translated from the coding sequence ATGACGAATAGCGCCGTGATCCGCCCGGCCGAACGGACCGACATGGCCGCCTGCGCCGGCATCCTCAACCGATGGATCGACGCAACACCTTGGATGCCGCGCGTGCATGATCATGCCGATGTCGAACACTATTACGCCGACACGGTCTTTGCCGAACGCAGAGTGCTTCTGGCCGAGGACGCCGGTAAGATCGCCGGTTTCCTGTCGCTCTCCGACGATCACCACGTCACCGCGCTCTATGTGGACGCGTCGCATCGGGGAGCCGGCATCGGCACCCGACTGATCGAAGCCGCCAAGGCCCTGTCTCCGGACGAACTGAGCCTCTGGACCTTCGAACACAACCGTGAAGCCCAGCTCTTCTATGAGCATCAGGGCTTCGAAGTCGTGCGGCGCACCGACGGCGACAACGAGGAGCAGCTTCCAGATATCCTCTATCGCTGGCGGACCAAGGAGATACAGGCATGA
- a CDS encoding ABC transporter permease, translating to MNLPVLAAAIIFWLAAWAFNEWLVRQNFQSEAAKAAARFAVPLIFGITILVLWEGIVRGFSVPSVLLPAPSMIWQKLINSLPTLGADFRQTFLKAVLIGYALGCGLGFAVAILIDRSPFLQKGLLPLGNFVSALPVIGVAPIMVMWFGFDWQSKVAVVVIMTFFPMLVNTVAGLAAASHMERDLMRTYAASWWQTLVKLRLPAAWPFIFNALKINSTLALIGAIVAEFFGTPIVGMGFRISTEVGRMNVDMVWAEIAVAAVAGSAFYGVVALIERAVTFWHPSIRGGRA from the coding sequence ATGAACCTGCCCGTTCTTGCCGCTGCGATCATTTTCTGGCTCGCCGCCTGGGCCTTCAACGAGTGGCTGGTGCGCCAGAACTTCCAGAGTGAAGCTGCCAAGGCCGCTGCGCGCTTTGCCGTGCCGTTGATCTTCGGCATCACGATCCTCGTCCTGTGGGAAGGCATCGTGCGTGGCTTCTCGGTCCCCTCCGTGCTGCTGCCGGCACCCTCCATGATCTGGCAGAAGCTGATCAACTCGCTGCCGACGCTCGGCGCCGACTTCCGCCAGACCTTCCTGAAGGCGGTGTTGATCGGCTATGCGCTCGGCTGCGGCCTCGGCTTCGCCGTCGCGATCCTGATCGACCGCTCGCCCTTCCTGCAGAAGGGTCTCTTGCCGCTCGGCAATTTCGTCTCGGCGCTGCCGGTCATCGGTGTCGCGCCAATCATGGTCATGTGGTTCGGCTTCGACTGGCAGTCGAAGGTCGCGGTCGTCGTGATCATGACCTTCTTCCCGATGTTGGTGAATACGGTCGCCGGCCTTGCCGCCGCCAGCCACATGGAGCGCGACCTGATGCGCACCTATGCCGCCTCCTGGTGGCAGACGCTCGTCAAGCTGCGCTTGCCGGCTGCCTGGCCGTTCATCTTCAACGCACTCAAGATCAATTCGACGCTGGCGCTGATCGGCGCCATCGTCGCCGAGTTCTTCGGGACCCCCATCGTCGGCATGGGGTTCCGGATTTCCACGGAGGTGGGACGCATGAATGTCGACATGGTCTGGGCCGAGATCGCCGTCGCGGCGGTGGCTGGCTCTGCATTCTACGGGGTGGTCGCTCTGATCGAGCGCGCCGTCACCTTCTGGCACCCTTCCATCCGAGGAGGGCGCGCCTGA
- a CDS encoding efflux RND transporter periplasmic adaptor subunit: MALKVLPVLSVCAAMTFGSLSSAWAEEAVQPKPTQSLPSIVVTTAVNQSISDRVVATGTIQAVEQVYVAPMVDGLSIRTLNVDVGDKVEAGSVLVVLNDDALRLQKSELEASLAKAEAGLAQLNAQLSETRANADEAKRVSDRAAELSKNGTVSTAEADRVRALAIATQARVLSAEQAVAVANADIKVAEAQIDDIDLRLARTEVKAPVAGVISAKNAKVGAIATGNGEPLFAMIRDGAIEMKADVAEADIIKLAVGQPAVVTLAGGNTKVEGTIRLIAPTVDPVSRLGTVFISLADTEKARAGMYASALITAEQKQTVVLPQTAVTNENGRTIVRKVENGVIRILPVKTGISDGKFIEVLEGLKPGEEVVARAGAYVRDGDRINPVKSAAPATN; the protein is encoded by the coding sequence ATGGCTCTAAAAGTACTGCCCGTTCTCAGCGTGTGCGCTGCGATGACCTTTGGATCGCTTTCGTCCGCCTGGGCGGAGGAAGCGGTGCAACCGAAGCCGACGCAAAGCTTGCCCTCCATCGTTGTCACCACGGCGGTCAACCAGTCGATCAGCGACCGCGTCGTTGCGACCGGCACGATCCAGGCGGTCGAGCAGGTCTATGTCGCCCCGATGGTCGACGGTCTCTCCATCCGTACGCTCAATGTCGATGTCGGCGACAAGGTCGAAGCCGGCAGCGTGCTCGTGGTCCTGAACGACGACGCGCTTCGCCTGCAAAAGAGCGAACTTGAAGCGTCGCTTGCCAAAGCAGAAGCCGGGCTTGCTCAGTTGAACGCACAGCTCAGCGAAACCAGGGCCAACGCGGACGAGGCCAAGCGTGTCAGCGACCGCGCCGCCGAACTCTCCAAGAACGGCACCGTTTCGACGGCCGAGGCCGACCGGGTGCGGGCGCTGGCGATTGCGACGCAGGCACGTGTCCTCTCGGCGGAACAGGCCGTCGCCGTCGCCAATGCCGATATCAAGGTGGCGGAAGCGCAGATCGACGACATCGACCTTCGCCTCGCCCGAACCGAGGTCAAGGCGCCTGTCGCCGGGGTGATCTCCGCCAAGAACGCCAAGGTCGGCGCGATCGCCACCGGCAATGGCGAACCGCTCTTCGCCATGATCCGCGATGGTGCCATCGAGATGAAGGCCGACGTCGCCGAAGCCGACATCATCAAGCTCGCTGTTGGCCAGCCCGCAGTCGTGACGCTTGCCGGCGGCAACACCAAGGTCGAGGGCACGATCCGCCTGATCGCGCCGACGGTCGACCCCGTCAGTCGCCTCGGAACCGTGTTCATCAGCCTGGCGGATACCGAGAAGGCACGCGCCGGCATGTATGCAAGCGCGCTGATCACCGCCGAACAGAAGCAGACAGTGGTTCTGCCGCAAACCGCCGTTACCAATGAGAACGGCCGCACAATCGTCCGCAAGGTCGAAAACGGCGTCATCCGTATCCTCCCGGTCAAGACGGGGATTTCCGACGGCAAGTTCATCGAAGTCCTCGAAGGCCTGAAGCCTGGCGAGGAAGTGGTGGCTAGGGCCGGAGCCTATGTGCGCGACGGCGACCGTATCAACCCCGTCAAGTCCGCTGCACCAGCGACCAACTGA
- a CDS encoding cupin domain-containing protein, whose protein sequence is MSRSSNPVCRLVCPGSGYAGKQGLSYFEGIAAETVGSTGICMHLLTIPPGARAKAHLHESHETAIYVLSGEAHTWFGERLEEHVIVRAGEMFYIPAGVPHLPANLSDAPCSAVIARTDPNEQESVVLLPELDALVPA, encoded by the coding sequence ATGTCTCGATCATCCAATCCTGTGTGTCGGTTGGTGTGTCCCGGCAGCGGCTACGCCGGAAAGCAGGGGCTCAGCTATTTCGAAGGGATTGCCGCGGAGACAGTCGGTTCGACCGGCATCTGCATGCACCTGTTGACGATCCCGCCGGGAGCGCGGGCCAAAGCCCATCTGCACGAGAGCCACGAGACGGCAATCTATGTGCTGTCGGGCGAGGCTCACACCTGGTTCGGCGAGCGATTGGAAGAGCACGTCATCGTACGCGCGGGCGAGATGTTCTACATTCCGGCGGGAGTGCCGCATCTGCCGGCAAACCTTTCGGACGCGCCCTGTTCGGCTGTGATCGCCCGCACGGACCCGAACGAGCAGGAAAGCGTCGTGCTTCTGCCCGAGCTCGATGCGCTGGTGCCTGCCTGA
- the hydA gene encoding dihydropyrimidinase, with protein MSTVIKGGTIVTADLTYKADVKIDGGKIVEIGPNLSGTETLDASGCYIMPGGIDPHTHLEMPFMGTYSSDDFESGTRAALAGGTTMVVDFALPSPNQSLLEALTMWDNKSTRANCDYSFHMAITWWSEKVFNEMETIVKDKGINTFKHFMAYKGALMVDDDEMFSSFQRCAALGALPLVHAENGDVVAQLQAKLLSEGNNGPEAHAYSRPAEVEGEATNRAIMIADMAGCPVYIVHTSCEQAHEAIRRARSKGMRVFGEPLIQHLTLDETEYFNTDWDHAARRVMSPPFRNKLHQDSLWAGLASGSLQVVATDHCAFTSEQKRFGVGDFTKIPNGTGGLEDRMPMLWTHGVNTGRITMNEFVAVTSTNIAKILNIYPKKGAILVGADADLVVWDPKRTKTISAKSQQSAIDYNVFEGKEVKGLPRYTLTRGVVAIEESTIKTREGHGEFVRRDPFPAVSSALSTWKEVTAPRAVQRTGIPATGV; from the coding sequence ATGAGCACTGTCATCAAGGGTGGAACCATCGTCACGGCCGACCTGACCTACAAGGCGGACGTGAAGATCGACGGCGGAAAGATCGTCGAGATCGGCCCCAATCTTTCCGGAACTGAGACGCTGGACGCGAGTGGCTGTTACATCATGCCCGGCGGCATCGATCCGCATACCCATCTCGAAATGCCTTTCATGGGCACCTATTCCTCGGATGATTTCGAAAGCGGCACGCGGGCTGCCCTTGCCGGCGGCACGACCATGGTGGTCGATTTCGCGCTCCCCTCGCCCAACCAGTCGCTGCTCGAAGCGCTGACCATGTGGGACAACAAGTCGACCCGCGCCAATTGCGACTATTCCTTCCACATGGCGATCACCTGGTGGAGCGAAAAGGTCTTCAACGAGATGGAGACCATCGTCAAGGACAAGGGCATCAACACCTTCAAGCACTTCATGGCCTATAAGGGCGCGCTGATGGTGGATGACGACGAGATGTTCTCGTCGTTCCAGCGCTGCGCCGCCCTCGGCGCGCTGCCGCTGGTGCACGCGGAAAACGGCGACGTCGTTGCCCAGCTCCAGGCAAAGCTGCTGTCTGAAGGCAACAACGGACCGGAGGCGCACGCCTATTCGCGGCCGGCCGAAGTCGAGGGTGAGGCGACCAACCGGGCGATCATGATCGCCGACATGGCCGGCTGCCCGGTCTATATCGTGCACACCTCCTGCGAACAGGCGCATGAGGCGATCCGCCGGGCCCGCTCCAAGGGCATGCGCGTCTTCGGCGAGCCGCTGATCCAGCACCTGACGCTGGATGAGACGGAATATTTCAACACGGACTGGGACCATGCCGCCCGCCGCGTGATGTCGCCGCCCTTCCGCAACAAGCTGCATCAGGACTCGCTTTGGGCCGGCCTTGCCTCCGGCTCGCTGCAAGTGGTGGCAACCGACCATTGCGCCTTCACCTCCGAGCAGAAGCGCTTCGGCGTCGGCGATTTCACCAAGATCCCGAACGGCACCGGCGGCTTGGAAGACCGCATGCCGATGCTGTGGACCCACGGCGTCAACACCGGCCGCATCACCATGAACGAGTTCGTGGCGGTGACCTCGACCAACATCGCCAAGATCCTCAACATCTACCCGAAAAAGGGCGCGATCCTCGTCGGCGCCGATGCCGACCTCGTCGTCTGGGATCCGAAGCGCACCAAGACCATTTCCGCCAAGAGCCAGCAATCGGCGATCGACTACAACGTCTTCGAGGGCAAGGAGGTCAAGGGCCTGCCGCGTTACACGCTGACCCGTGGCGTCGTCGCCATCGAGGAGAGCACGATCAAGACCCGCGAAGGCCATGGCGAGTTCGTCCGACGCGATCCGTTCCCGGCGGTCAGCTCGGCGCTTTCGACCTGGAAGGAAGTCACCGCTCCCCGCGCCGTCCAGCGCACCGGCATTCCGGCCACCGGCGTCTGA
- a CDS encoding ABC transporter permease: MQEPSFLRDKLLPVGTVVLLLIAIWYIAVVFLNAPFERDTAARAGTEISFSEIVRNTMAQERPVLPAPHQVIAEIWDTTFNKPITSKRSLVYHAWITLSATLLGFGIGAALGILLAVGIVHNRAMDRSLMPWVIASQTIPILAIAPMIIVVLNAIGISGLLPKALISTYLSFFPVVVGMVKGLRSPETIQLDLMHTYNASSAQAFWKLRWPSSMPYLFTSLKVAVAISLVGAIVGELPTGAVAGLGARLLAGSYYGQTVQIWAALFMAAALAAVLVMIVGFAHTAVLKRMGAKP, translated from the coding sequence ATGCAGGAACCAAGCTTCCTCAGGGACAAATTGCTGCCAGTCGGCACCGTCGTCCTCCTGTTGATCGCCATCTGGTACATCGCGGTCGTCTTCCTCAACGCGCCCTTCGAGCGCGACACCGCAGCGCGCGCAGGCACCGAGATCAGCTTCTCTGAGATCGTGCGCAACACCATGGCGCAGGAACGGCCGGTGCTGCCGGCACCGCACCAGGTGATCGCCGAGATCTGGGACACCACCTTCAACAAGCCAATCACCTCGAAGCGCAGCCTCGTCTACCATGCCTGGATCACGCTTTCGGCGACCTTGCTCGGCTTCGGCATCGGTGCAGCGCTCGGCATCCTGCTGGCGGTCGGCATCGTGCATAACCGCGCCATGGACCGCTCACTGATGCCCTGGGTGATCGCCAGCCAGACGATCCCGATCCTGGCGATCGCACCGATGATCATCGTCGTCCTGAACGCAATCGGCATCTCCGGCCTCTTGCCGAAGGCGCTGATCTCAACCTACCTCTCCTTCTTCCCCGTGGTTGTCGGCATGGTGAAGGGGCTGCGGAGCCCGGAGACGATCCAGCTTGACCTGATGCACACCTACAACGCCTCCTCGGCCCAGGCCTTCTGGAAGCTGCGCTGGCCCTCGTCGATGCCCTATCTCTTCACCTCGCTGAAGGTTGCCGTCGCCATCTCGCTTGTCGGCGCCATCGTCGGCGAACTGCCGACCGGCGCCGTTGCCGGCCTCGGCGCCCGTCTGCTGGCCGGCTCCTATTACGGCCAGACGGTGCAGATCTGGGCGGCGCTCTTCATGGCAGCAGCCCTTGCCGCAGTCCTCGTCATGATTGTCGGTTTTGCCCACACCGCCGTCCTGAAGCGCATGGGAGCCAAGCCATGA
- a CDS encoding Zn-dependent hydrolase, with translation MAAPGENMRVNSDRLWDSLMEMAKIGPGVAGGNNRQTLTDEDAEGRRLFQSWCDAAGLTMGVDTMGNMFFTRPGTDPDALPVYVGSHLDTQPTGGKYDGVLGVLSGLEVVRSMNDLGIKTKHPIVVTNWTNEEGARFAPAMLASGVFAGVHTQDFAYGRKDPEGKTFGDELKRIGWVGDEEVGARKMHAYFEYHIEQGPILEAEGKDIGVVTHCQGLWWLEFTLTGREAHTGSTPMNMRVNAGLAMARILEMVQGVAMENQPGAVGGVGQVFFSPNSRNVLPGKVVFTVDIRSPDKAKLDRMRAKIEAEAPKITEPLGVGCSIEAIGHFEPVTFDPKLVTAVRSAAERLGCSHMNLISGAGHDACWAAKVAPTTMIMCPCVGGLSHNEAEDISREWAGAGADVLFHAVVETAEIVE, from the coding sequence GTGGCTGCACCTGGCGAGAACATGCGCGTCAATTCAGACCGCCTGTGGGATTCACTTATGGAGATGGCCAAGATCGGCCCTGGCGTCGCGGGCGGCAACAACCGCCAGACGCTCACCGACGAGGATGCCGAAGGGCGCCGGCTGTTTCAGTCCTGGTGCGATGCGGCAGGGCTCACCATGGGCGTCGACACCATGGGCAACATGTTCTTCACCCGGCCCGGCACCGACCCGGATGCGCTGCCCGTCTATGTCGGCTCGCATCTCGACACCCAGCCGACCGGCGGCAAGTATGACGGCGTACTCGGCGTGCTCTCGGGCCTCGAAGTCGTCCGCTCGATGAACGACCTCGGCATCAAGACCAAGCACCCCATCGTCGTCACCAACTGGACCAATGAGGAAGGCGCGCGCTTCGCGCCAGCCATGCTTGCCTCCGGCGTCTTTGCCGGCGTCCACACCCAGGACTTCGCCTATGGCCGCAAGGACCCGGAAGGCAAGACCTTCGGCGACGAGTTGAAGCGCATCGGCTGGGTCGGCGACGAAGAGGTCGGCGCCCGCAAGATGCACGCCTATTTCGAGTACCATATCGAGCAGGGGCCGATCCTCGAAGCCGAGGGCAAGGACATCGGCGTCGTGACCCACTGTCAGGGCCTGTGGTGGCTGGAATTCACGCTGACTGGCCGCGAGGCCCATACCGGCTCGACGCCGATGAACATGCGCGTCAACGCCGGGCTTGCCATGGCCCGTATCCTGGAAATGGTGCAAGGGGTGGCGATGGAAAACCAGCCGGGCGCCGTCGGCGGCGTCGGCCAGGTGTTCTTCTCGCCCAACTCACGCAACGTGCTGCCGGGCAAGGTGGTCTTCACCGTCGATATCCGCTCGCCCGACAAGGCCAAACTCGACCGCATGCGCGCCAAGATCGAGGCCGAAGCGCCGAAGATCACCGAGCCGCTGGGTGTCGGCTGTTCCATCGAGGCGATCGGCCATTTCGAGCCGGTCACCTTCGACCCGAAACTGGTGACGGCAGTGCGGAGTGCCGCCGAACGGCTCGGCTGCAGCCACATGAACCTCATCTCGGGCGCTGGTCATGACGCCTGCTGGGCCGCCAAGGTGGCGCCGACGACGATGATCATGTGCCCCTGTGTCGGGGGTCTCAGCCACAACGAGGCGGAGGACATCTCCAGGGAATGGGCCGGCGCCGGCGCTGACGTCCTCTTCCACGCCGTCGTCGAAACGGCCGAAATCGTCGAATGA